The DNA region CTCGGCGTCCTCCACCGCCCGGACGTGGCCGTCCCCACGGCGCCCGTGCTCGAGGAGGCCCGCCGACTGGCTTCCGGGGATGAACTGCATGCACCCGCTTTCCACCGTGACCGGCTGCAGCGGAATCCAGAAGTGGAACGTGCGCAGCAGGCGGCGATGGCCGTTGTACGCGTGGTCCTGATGCCACGGCGTCTCGGCGTCGTTGAAGGGCGCCTTGTAGATGGCGTGATCGAACGAATAGCCGACCGCGCGGCCACCGAGCGCCTCGGCCATTTCACGGCACCGGCGAAACGCCTCCGTGGCGCGAAGCCTCGGGTCGAGGCGGCTGGGCCGCTCGATCTCGGCGCTGCGCGGGGCGGCCCCGTTGGTCGGGCCGGCGGCGGCGAGGTCGCGGCGCACGTCGGTCGGCAGATGCCGGAAGCGGGTGAACAGGGGATCGAGCAGGGCCCGGACCTCCTCGATCGCGGCGGCGCCGAGCGCCTCGGGCACCACGAGGAAGCCATCCCGGGCAAACCTCGACATCTCCTCGCGTGACAACACGCACGACTCCTCTCGAGCGCCCTTGTTACTCGCCGGGAGGGTGGCGACCGAGCGTGCTCCGCGCGATGGCAGGCGCCGGCACAGGCGGCGGCCCCGGGGGCACATGGAGCCGGCCGCCCGGGGGACGCTATCAGAAGTGTGTATCTGACAGCCAGATGTCAGGCGAGGCCGCGATCAGCGACGGCCGGATCGCGTGCGGCTGCGCTGCGCCTCGATGAGCGCAATCAGGCGGTCCACCGCTTCTTCGACGAAGGCAGGATCCTCGGCGTGCAGGTCGCGTTCGATCACCTCGATCGACGCGGGCAGCGCGGCCTTCAGCGCCGTGAAGTATGCCGCGTCGCCCTTCGGATC from Luteitalea sp. TBR-22 includes:
- a CDS encoding phytanoyl-CoA dioxygenase family protein, whose translation is MLSREEMSRFARDGFLVVPEALGAAAIEEVRALLDPLFTRFRHLPTDVRRDLAAAGPTNGAAPRSAEIERPSRLDPRLRATEAFRRCREMAEALGGRAVGYSFDHAIYKAPFNDAETPWHQDHAYNGHRRLLRTFHFWIPLQPVTVESGCMQFIPGSQSAGLLEHGRRGDGHVRAVEDAESSRAVVCPLPLGGLTVHHPLTLHYTGPNRTGDVRRAWIVHFGPWGRLAKWHPSIVVEKVARLATGLR